The following proteins are encoded in a genomic region of Desulfosporosinus youngiae DSM 17734:
- a CDS encoding DUF3388 domain-containing protein produces the protein MRRWPNKAENLLYLEYDIQQNKPGLLGAVSTLIGMLGINILTVTGIEDISRGLLLETHSQRKLKALYEVLNEVEAIKVTAFRQPTLLDRIALRHGKRLGMAETNPPTYRFVREELGVLVDFLGDTLLEGGNHVIGIRGMPRVGKTEAAIAACVYANKRWILLSSTIIRQALRTELLLDEAKNSIFLIDGITSTTRGNDAHWSLIEKTLQMPTIKLIEHPDIFMRDGRFEVDFDFIIEIRHHEEDVIRLEDISMSFTAFDMS, from the coding sequence ATGAGAAGGTGGCCCAACAAGGCGGAAAATCTTCTGTATCTAGAGTACGATATTCAGCAAAATAAACCGGGATTACTTGGCGCTGTCTCAACCTTGATTGGAATGCTGGGTATTAATATTCTAACAGTTACCGGGATCGAAGATATTAGCCGGGGGCTTCTATTAGAGACTCATTCGCAGAGGAAATTAAAAGCTTTATATGAAGTGCTTAATGAAGTAGAAGCTATTAAAGTGACGGCCTTTCGACAGCCCACCTTATTAGACCGGATTGCCCTGCGTCATGGAAAGCGTTTGGGTATGGCGGAAACTAATCCGCCAACTTATCGCTTTGTTCGTGAAGAATTAGGTGTGCTGGTTGACTTTTTAGGAGATACTTTATTAGAAGGCGGAAATCATGTCATTGGGATAAGGGGTATGCCTCGTGTTGGTAAAACAGAAGCAGCTATAGCAGCCTGTGTGTATGCCAATAAACGGTGGATATTATTGTCTTCGACAATCATTCGTCAAGCATTACGAACCGAGTTATTACTTGATGAAGCCAAGAACAGTATTTTTCTGATTGATGGTATTACAAGTACTACGCGCGGAAATGATGCACATTGGTCCTTAATAGAGAAGACCCTGCAAATGCCGACGATTAAACTTATCGAACATCCGGACATTTTTATGCGGGATGGGCGTTTTGAAGTTGACTTTGATTTTATTATTGAAATCCGCCATCATGAAGAAGATGTGATTCGTTTAGAGGATATCTCTATGAGTTTCACAGCATTCGATATGAGTTAA
- the motA gene encoding flagellar motor stator protein MotA, which yields MEKSTYIGLIAAVIAIGAGMVLKGASLSALLNPAAILIILGGTVACIFVGFPMEDLNKVPKLFKIMFTTQALVSKTELINQIGEWATISRREGLLSLESKAEEVEDEFLREGMRMVIDGNDPTFIREVLMENITSMEERHRQGALIFTQAGTYAPTLGVLGAVVGLIAALGNLNEIEALGHLISAAFVATLLGIFTGYVLWHPMANKLKQKSKKEALLKTMMAEGLLAIQAGEPVLSINQRLAVFLTPTERKVMRVDKLEQA from the coding sequence ATGGAGAAATCAACCTACATTGGTTTGATAGCAGCGGTCATTGCCATCGGTGCCGGAATGGTCCTGAAAGGTGCTAGCCTTTCGGCTTTGCTGAACCCCGCTGCAATTTTAATTATTTTAGGGGGTACCGTGGCATGTATATTTGTTGGTTTTCCAATGGAGGACCTGAATAAAGTACCAAAGCTCTTTAAGATAATGTTTACTACCCAAGCATTGGTCTCAAAAACTGAGCTGATTAATCAGATCGGCGAATGGGCAACGATCAGTCGGCGAGAGGGCTTGCTTTCCCTGGAAAGCAAGGCAGAGGAGGTTGAAGATGAGTTTCTGAGAGAAGGAATGCGCATGGTCATTGACGGGAATGACCCGACGTTTATTCGTGAAGTCCTTATGGAAAATATTACATCAATGGAGGAGCGGCACAGACAAGGTGCGCTTATCTTTACTCAGGCAGGAACTTATGCACCGACCCTGGGAGTTCTGGGTGCAGTCGTAGGCTTGATTGCCGCCTTGGGTAATCTTAATGAAATAGAGGCATTAGGACATTTGATTTCCGCTGCTTTCGTGGCAACCTTGCTGGGTATTTTTACGGGTTATGTCTTGTGGCATCCTATGGCCAATAAATTAAAGCAAAAATCTAAAAAAGAGGCACTGCTCAAGACGATGATGGCAGAAGGGCTCTTAGCCATTCAAGCAGGTGAGCCTGTATTGTCCATTAACCAACGATTAGCAGTCTTCCTTACTCCGACTGAACGCAAAGTTATGAGGGTTGATAAACTTGAACAAGCATAA
- a CDS encoding helix-turn-helix domain-containing protein, producing the protein MAGEGQMLRTAREEKGWSLLETEEITKIRVRYIQALEEEEYGIIPGATYVKGYLRTYSKQLGINPDEIIELYSSSIKPEPAPVIEIPDRMVKSHSLRVRPVIIGSMALAAIALAIGIKIWYQPEGSVPDPGYTSPPMISSPNTETTPPPATSPETPGKSSPPDVVASPQDGLTAQLVFTQACWIEIKIDGQAPFQGTFAAGTSKEVKGIDKIELVSIGNAGGLTVTLNGKAMPSLGKPGEVLRNVVLTKETLNKL; encoded by the coding sequence ATGGCAGGAGAAGGTCAAATGCTTCGGACCGCTCGGGAAGAAAAAGGGTGGAGCTTATTAGAGACTGAGGAAATCACCAAAATACGTGTTCGCTATATTCAGGCTCTGGAAGAAGAGGAATATGGAATAATCCCCGGGGCTACTTATGTGAAGGGGTATTTGCGAACCTATTCAAAACAATTGGGTATAAATCCAGATGAGATTATTGAACTTTACAGTTCTTCAATTAAGCCGGAGCCTGCACCTGTCATTGAAATACCGGACAGGATGGTTAAATCTCACTCATTGCGGGTCAGGCCGGTGATTATAGGAAGTATGGCTTTAGCGGCAATTGCCTTGGCAATCGGCATCAAAATTTGGTACCAACCGGAGGGAAGTGTTCCTGATCCTGGGTATACCTCACCGCCCATGATTAGCTCCCCGAATACAGAGACAACCCCTCCTCCCGCGACCTCACCTGAAACGCCTGGCAAAAGTTCACCTCCGGATGTGGTAGCCTCTCCTCAGGATGGCTTAACAGCACAGCTGGTTTTTACTCAAGCCTGCTGGATTGAGATAAAAATCGATGGACAGGCACCTTTTCAAGGAACGTTCGCAGCCGGAACAAGTAAAGAGGTTAAAGGTATCGATAAAATTGAGCTGGTCTCGATTGGGAATGCAGGAGGACTTACAGTTACATTGAATGGTAAAGCTATGCCGAGTTTAGGGAAACCCGGCGAAGTTCTCCGCAATGTTGTTTTAACAAAAGAGACTTTGAATAAGCTTTGA
- a CDS encoding YajQ family cyclic di-GMP-binding protein yields MAKDSSFDIVSKVDMPEVTNAVQQAQKELAQRFDFKNSKSSIKLEGEKIILVSDDDFKLTNVVDILEGKLVKRGVSLRALDYGKPQAAAGDTVKQEVKLVQGIAQEKSKLMIKALKDSKLKVVSSIQGEEIRVSGKNKDDLQAAIALLRKEDFGIELQFINFR; encoded by the coding sequence TTGGCTAAAGATTCTTCATTCGATATTGTTTCCAAAGTAGACATGCCCGAGGTTACGAATGCGGTACAACAGGCGCAGAAAGAGCTTGCCCAACGGTTTGATTTTAAAAACAGCAAGTCGTCCATAAAGCTTGAGGGAGAAAAGATAATTTTGGTCTCTGATGATGATTTCAAGTTGACTAATGTGGTTGACATTCTAGAGGGAAAACTCGTCAAACGAGGAGTCTCATTAAGAGCCTTAGACTATGGAAAGCCTCAGGCAGCGGCCGGTGATACAGTAAAGCAGGAAGTTAAGTTAGTTCAAGGGATTGCCCAGGAAAAGTCAAAGTTAATGATTAAGGCTTTGAAAGATAGCAAGCTAAAAGTTGTAAGTTCAATTCAGGGCGAAGAGATCAGAGTGTCTGGCAAGAATAAAGATGATCTGCAAGCAGCGATTGCCCTTTTGCGCAAAGAGGACTTTGGAATTGAACTTCAGTTTATTAATTTCCGATAA